The DNA window GTGCAATATGCTAAACTCGCAACAGATGGCTTTCGTGTGCATCGTAATTACATGCAGTCAGTGAACTACTGACCTCATCGCTCAGaatttcaacaaaatatttagTCGTGTGAGAGAAACTACTAAAATGAACTATGTACCTGAATGAGGTGGTCAAATGGTGGTCAAAGGTGACCCATTTGGAAAGATTCCCTGACCACGATGGGTGAAAGTTTTCAACCATGAAGACTTACTCGCTTAATCTACTGATGTTTGTGACTGTCTCATCCTGGAGATTGACACACCCCAGGTCATACGGGCTGGAATGGTGCCCTGTTCCAACGGGAAAGGATACAACTCTCAGCCCTCTCTCGATTGGATCCGTGAGAAGCAGCCCTCGCGGTGCGTAGATCTTATCATTCTGCTCCTGGATGTACTTGCCGATCTTCTTCAAGACCTGACGGcattgggggaggagggggtagTTCAGCTGGAAAAAACACTTTCCGGAACGCACGTTGCTCCATCAAAGCAGATGTGGGAGGTCTACTTTGggaacattttaacatttttcctaAGCACTGGTTTATTTAAACTCCATGCTGCAGAAGAAAACGATTACTCATCCTATGTAATTAATTGCTCGCCAAGAGCACTTCAACTCACCACTTAAGTGGGTCTCAAAGGACATGAGTTTCTCCCTTTTCTCCATTTCATcacagtttcatttcatttttaaaaaatctgggtTTCAAGttaacaaaaaacataatttgacTGGATCAGTAATAATTAGTGGGGGTCAGCTCccataagaaatacatttaaaacccAAATCTAACATCTGTGTGGGTTGCAGGAAATGTATCAGCTGAGCTTGCTTTGAGCTACGCTAGATTTAGTGGCTAGTCCCTGCAAGCGATGTTGCACTCCAGTACTCACAGGCAATGTGATAGGAAGTCGGCCTCTGTCAGGTAACCAATTGCTAAGTAGACATTCTACTCATGGTATGActggttttaaataaacaacCTCAGTCAGGGTTCCGCAGCAGTTCTTATGCCAGCAACCCTTTCCCTCCTCTATTCATAACTGTATTTATAACCTATGGGCAAATACAACTACTTTACCATTTTGGAAACAATAGAGGAACCATGTACATAACTCAATAAATGTACACAACGTCTTCAGGTGAGATGAGAAACTTCGTTCCTGAGAATTATCACCAATTTTCACTTGTATGAAGCTATGCATTCGTGGTTGGCAAAGactttaaataatatatttggcTGTTTGACACATGTTCACTGATGTGTGATGGCCCTTCAGTGCACGAGTATGGGCTGAGGTGCTCAAACCTTCTCGTAGTGGGTCTCCATACAGAGGAAGATTGTGTAGGCCGTAAGACAAGCCAGACAGCCTTCCAGGTACGACTGGCCTCCCAGTTTCTCCGCTTCAGCATATAGGTTATTCAGTGTCCGCACCGTCTCCTCAAACTGCTGCTTGTCAATCTGCAGTAGACAAAACATTTACCTTCAATATTCTCAGACCCTTCAGAAGACGTCCAGCAGGCAAGacaatgtacaactcacaataCTTGGCAAGCCAAATAATAGAAAGCACAACTGTACTCCAGTGTTTTTCCATTGGAGTACAGTAATTTTACAATTGGCCCAAATGGCAGCCTTCAACCCTTCAGTACTTGGCACAGACCTGCTTACAAACAATTCAGAATAGAAAAgacctctgtctcttcctcaACTATATGGAAAATTTTCCACAAACAATCGAGATGCCTTTACACTCTGTtcaatgcatgttttcatttcatacaCTGTATTTGCCAAAGccagagaaaagggagagaggaccTCATTCGTACATCAATGTTCTCGCAAAGGGTAAGACAGTAATTTCCTAGGGTCATTATCAACAATGTTAACTGGCTCAGTGAAACTGATTTGATAGGTGTACCACAGCTCTAATGGCGTGATACCTGAAATTATGCTGTCCCTTCCACGCACGGGAAATCAAAGAGGGCCAGTTAATGAAAACCAGCAACTTCCAAAGCTCTTCAAATCAGGCCAGCTCTGTGGCAGGGAGGCTGGTGGGAGGGCAGACGAACCGTGGGGTGTGTTTTGACTGAGTCTCGACCGAAGTCTCCGCTCTTGTTTTGAACCGGCCGTCTCCGCGGAGATATGAAAGGGTGGACTTGGAACCTGCGGACCAGACGGCTGAGCCAGCCCTCCTGGGCCTCCGAAAGAGATCCAAAGCTACGCTTCTCTGTGCCCCAGGAATTTCAAAACAAGTTCCAGCAGATCAGTGGTCTTACACGCGCACCGTGCCCGTCGTGAGAAGGGTCTGTTCTCCCCCTAATCTAGCTTCAGGAGCCTTTTTTTAGCATTTGCATCTTTCCATTACGTCGACTCCACTGATGAGTGCTTACTGGCCGAAGAGTCTGGAACCTCTCCCTGTAAGGCCTTTTTACAGGGTCTGTTTTGTAcgattgcaaaataaaatgtttatactAATGAGCGCAAAATCAGCCATATAACGGTAAGTGAGTTCCAAAAACAAGCGCTACCCATCCCAAACCGCTGGTAAACAACAAGCACTTTGGCTTCATGAATATCTGCCTAAGGGCAACTGTACGAGGAATTCTGATCGCCGCTATTGAGTTGTGTATGTAGGGAACTGTAATGCGATATTCTGTTTCTCATTCAATGGCTCTGCGTAGGGGGAATCTGTGACCAATATGTGTACAGCACGAGACAGAGGTAATGGCAGATCATTCTCCATCCCATTTCCCAAGCTGTTTGGCGGGAGCCCAGCCATATGCTTTCAGCTCAAGGATTCATAGTCAGCTTTTGTGTAACGCCCAGCTCTAATAGATCAAATGAGGAAAGGACATTAAAGATGGACACCAAAAAAAGCAGAAGCAATAGATACTCCTTTTCTTACTCCATGAATCTGCTGGCTCTGCTGGCCTGGAATCCATTCCAGCTCAGCCGTCCCAAGGCCAAGCAAGCTCTAGACTTGCCAAAGGTGAACTGCTCCTCGCAGTACATAAATGAAAAAGACTAATATATCAAAAGAATGATTACATATGTCATCCCTGGGATTTGGAAATCATGTCTAAGTTAAAGAAGTTTGGCTGTTCATGACAAATGAAGCCCATTTCAGGCCACGAGGTGTGCACTGCGTGCATGACGTAAAATCATATAATGATTTTGATGTGTGGAAGGAGTATCATACCAACTTGTTTAATGTGTTCACATGTAAATTTTGTGTCCTGTACAGCACTTCAGACCATTCGTACTAGCAGATGTTAGGATAGTGTACGTTCATCCACTTCACAGGTGTTCAGTATAAATTCTCTGAACAATGACATGCCTCTGAAGGACTACCCAAGTCAGGTGGGCAGGGTCGTCTGCCACAGTCCTGTTTTGCTGTGAAGTTGATCGTTGTTCTGCGGCAATCACAAAACACAGGGAGAACCAAGTTCTGTCCTTGGAATTCTGGATCCACAGGCACTTCCATGTGACAGCATGGCAGCCGGCCACAGAGCTTGACTTGAGTCTCTGGAAAAGTGTTGTtttgaaaagaaggaaaaaaaaaacaaaaacttgcattCTCAAGGCATGAGAGTTCAATCGGGGACAATGACCCCATCAACTGAAGGCATACAAGCCTGCAGGGTAGTGTACTGCATGGTACAATtcaaaaagcacacaaaaatagACTTTCACACTTAAAGGGGTGCtccaccaaaaataaatagatagttTGATACACTTACCCTTACCTTTTCAAagactgtttgtttttatgagtCTTGAATCAAAGCAGTTATCTGCAAATTAATCATATCACTGAATGGCAATACCAGACACACAACACTGCATCAAGATTTCATACTTTCATCCTTCCTTACCTTTAAGAGCTTTTCACCGACATACACCATTACCATGGCAACCCAATCTGGGGCGCTGGGTAATATCAATGTGTTCCAGCTCATTAAGAAACAAGGGCTACTATGAAATCCACTGCCGTTTCAGATGGGTTATCTTTCTCTAATGAGGCAAATATGCTCCTGTGTATTTTACGTACCCTGGTCTCTAGTTCAGAGGGGAACTTGGTCTGAAACTGGCACACAGTTCCATTGGTGTAGTCTCTCTGGATGAACACCTTGGCAGCGATGGCCGCTTGCTGTCTGATGTCCTGCAAGCTGTGGGTCTGGAACGTGAAAAACAGCAGGTAGCATTTGAGCGCAAGAGCCAAGGGTGTGTCAGTCCATGAGGTGCTATAACTTTAAACCAAGCCCCAGAACAAATTTCCCATCGCCAGGATTTTCTACTTTGATTAGGACAAATCGCATCTGCTTCTCAGCTGTGGATTATGCTGCActaaacaactgaaaaaaaaactgaagaaagagCCGGCCAACTTTCTCACATGAACAACAGATGCAAAAGCTCAGGAATACAGTCAACATGATCCATTTTCCAAAAGACCACCATAAGACCTTTAACATCTCTCTATTTGACAAAGCAAAATCTTGGCCAAGAAACCCTTGAGATCCAATTATTGCAACATCTTCAAGAAATACAACCTGCTTAGCCATGGCAATTTCATAAAATACTCTAATCTCATCTTAATTTTTAAAGTGTCAATCcttaattttttcatattaaaaaaatgcctTATTTGATATCTTTTCATGATGGCCTTTTTGTAGCAATATCGATGTCTTCGCGTTCTGTAATTGCTCGTCTAAATGCTATTTTCCACTGGTGGTGTTGAAGCGGTCAGTCAAGACTAAACACTACAATATACAGTCCCTCAGCCTTGTAGGTtgacaaaaaaatgctgttgaTTATTTGTACATGGCAGAAAAACAAGAACGATGCAGCCTTTGGgatgaaaaacagagacagatcCTTCACAAATTTCACCAGACAAGCATTACATACTGTCTCACTACTGTGCTTGTTTTACAAGAGCAGGACAGACAaaaaggagggtggggggggcaagcATTTAAATAACCCTGCGAGTGTGCTCACTGCTGAAGTCTTATAAACATTTACAGTCAGCCGTGCTATTGTCAAACGGGCACTTTTCGGGCTAGCTCTGCAGTAATCGGTTGTTTCTGAAGGAGCTGCAGCACCGCCCAAACAGCAGCCACTCTGCCAGGTGTAATTAACACCAGGCTTCCTCTGCCAGTCCCCACAATGCCCCAGGGCTCCAGGCTCATGTAAACGGTGCCATTCCTATCAGAGCCCTTTTccttcccttcaactgaagaaCAGCACAAACGCCTCACATCGCTTTTCAGTTGTGTGGCTAAACCCTCCACAGCTTTGAGCACACACCCACCAAGCCCTTGGCGTGTGTTTTAGCTCTATGGTACTTGTCAAATTGAAGCAGGGTTATCAAATATCAAAATGCCTACAATGAGGAAATTAACCATGCCTCACAGCTGAGCGGGCCATTAGACAAAACCCTTCAATTGCTTAATACAATCATTTGCTCAATTGTCTATCATTGTCATAAAAGCTTGTTTTCCTTCTATGAAAACTCACAGCTGTACAACTGGTGTGGAAATACCTATACATCCTGCAGAGCACATTGGATATGTTTGTACTAATTCCATGTGACATAATATTCAGAACACAGAGATGATGAATTATTTAGCTGCATAACTGGCCAAAGATTGATACATATTTGGGTTTAAGTGGGATGGTTTAGTGGTTAATCTccaacacacaggtacatactaCTCAGCCCAATAGTCCATGAGTCATTTGCcaaccattaaaaaattaatagtAATACACAACTGGCATTTTCCAGCCAGATGTAGTGCCTTCCTCGCAATGACATAACAAGCACTCAAGGTTATCAGCAGTCCACAGTGGATACATGTTTCTCGTCCCACTGCAAGTCCACCTGTAGAACAGTGTAGCCGAAACGGTAATTGTCCTTTCCACAATAATAGGCGATTTAAAACTGGGAGGAAACAAAGTGGGGGAATGGGTTTGGTCGTTAAGGGCGCCACACAGCGGCGAGACGCGTCAGGTTCAgctgtgaaaaaagaaaacgagtTGCACCTGCGGCCGCGCAATCAACTTACCTACAATCCACGATCACAGACGCTTTCAGCgaggtaatttcaaaacaaacaaatgctctCTGCACATTAACTTTTACATGCAATGAAAACCTGGTAGTGACCCATAAACTACAAGCTACTATTTGCCTGGTATTCATAATCTCAATTCAAATTTATGTAGTTTTAATTGGCCAATATGTGAAACCGTAATGTTGGTGTACTTGCTAACATTATTGGCTTGATACCAATAATACCCAATACATTATTGAAAAGCTAACTAAATAAGTAGTCTAAATCTAACTTTAAATTTAGACGAGCTATATCTAGCTACAGAAGGTAGGTTGCGTCCGTAGTGCGTGGATAGCAGCTGGCTACCAAATACAACAAGAACACTTTGGAAACACAGAGAGCCAGGATAGCCACCACGCTGAATCTATTGattagactagctagctaacgttagttaacgTTAAGTAGCTATCTAGCGTGTTTAGTAGGTATAAATAAGTCAGCACGGTAACTGTTAGCAAATAATTGCACGGAATGACGTGTTTAGCGTCTGTATTGTAAATGTGTTGCTTAGGCAGCTTGCTTGGCAGCACTGCAGTTTAGCTAAGTACAGTAATGAGCCAGCTGGATGTATGAATAACTGCTAAACAAGTCAATTCCGGCAAATTGCAATCTTAAACAGACAGTCAAGCTTTTCTGCGTTACCTGAACGGTGTAGTGAGTACGTCCATATTTTGAATATAGACTAGCTATATAACTTTAGACTTGAACATTATACATAGCAAATGTTCCAACTAATTAACTGTGCTAATACCTATTTTTTAACTAAACactgttaaatatatatatatgtatatacatgtatgtattgAGCAAGATATTGGGCATTGAGGTGTGATTTTCCCTTACCTCCGCCATGTTGAAAGCAGTGGCTAGCTGCTTGCTATCTTCTTGTTCACGAACATGACTTCAGATGAGCAGCACCCTAGATCAACGAGCATTATATCGGTGGGGTGGGCCAACAGCCGCACAGTGTTATGGCATTAGTCTATCCTTGTGCCATACAAAGTAGTGGATATGCGCAGCGCCTGCTGACTAAACTGATATTCGTAAATAATTTTTGTTTGGGTTGTAAGCGCACAAGGTAAGATGTTGAAATTGCTTCTTCATTGTGGTTCCATCCAGCAATGCACACCcttgcattactaaaataatgtaataaaaaacagCGACAGTGACGTCAACAATGCCAGTGGGCCAAACGTTTCTcaatttctcttatttttgtttctgtttaccTGACAATGACTGTGGTACTATATAATCATAAATATTATTGTTAGATATTGTCCATTTCAAATTcgtaaatgttttatatttttacactgcatttaaaagcggagacattttttttagccaCAATAATTATGGTCACCTTGCAGACAAATTGCAAGGGATTGCTGGCCGTTGCAGTTTAACATGAACCTAAGCATAATCACAGTCCTCTGTTGCAGCTGAAAGCCACTGCACGAAGTGATTGTGGTCCAGACGAATATGTTTCAAAGCTGCAAGTCACTGCTAATGATTGCAGCTCAACATTATCCCTGCTAAAATGAATTGCCAaggtttcttcattttttgtattAGACACTGTGGAGCCGTATACTTGGCTAAcatcgtttttcttttttctgcgaTCTGTTTTTATTGAGATTTGCCCATTTGTCTTGTTTGACAGTGATAAAAAATGATTGCTGTACATCATAAGGTCCTGTGCACTCACCCTCTTTGGGTGCATTAAATGGTAAAACATTTCTATCACATTTCTGGCTGTTGGAATCGCtctctacagtatgtgtataaATCTTGGACTGACCTCATCACCTCTCATTCATGTAAACTGTTTGACTTAACAcgataataattatattaactTGAGTAATGGCGCAATGACAGGGATGAATTTGTGTATTGAACTTTAAAGTGTTTCTATTTCCATTAGCTCTAAAggctgtgtatttttaaatagctagacattttaaatgaatgaaataactCATGGCTTAGTCTGTGAACTATCACAACTATCGCAAGTTAAacatttacttttctttctGGTTAATCAATGAACGCTGCTGTTGATATTTGTGGTGATTTGCTAGTTTGAAAATGGAACAgccaaatgaggaaaaagaaGACAGCTTGAAGACAAAAGCTTGTAGAATCATATTCCATTGGTGTAATTTATCTGACTGTAAGCATTTAAAGCAATGCTATGATTCTGGTCAAGTCACATTCATAATAAGATGTTTGTATTAATGTTCTTTTGGAACCTTCCTGATCAAAGCACTTGATTTTGTGTtctaagtcactctggataagcatctgccaaatggcGGTAATGCAATGTCAAGTGTTTGAAAATAACGTTTTTAAGAACACATATGCTGGTTTCTCAGAGCCAATATTCAGGCATGTGTGGCTTCCTTgagtaaatgcatgcatgtaaatCCGTTTCATTAGGGTGGTGTAAATGGCATGGTCTGAAGCACTTTCACTCAATCAAATCCTCTTGGAGCAAATGTTTTGAAAGCCCCGGAGAGATAATATATCACAAGTTCACTCGCCTTTGgaacattttgatttttattgtgATCCCGCAAAAGTCCAAACATAATTGTGAAATATATAGGTTCCAAACATGATGATATAGGTCACAGGTGCTTTAAGGGCTACTGAAGTAATATTTCACTAAATTTCAAGGGAAACCCGTTTGGTTTCGTTCACAATTTTTGTGCAAAAAGGCCAACCATTCTATACCTTTGGGACATTTCagttaacattttcaaaaatgatattaGGTTCAAGAGGCAGCAGGATCTGTGCTAGAAAGTAGATAAATGAAGTGCGACAATGGAGGTTAAAACATGATCAATGGGTGGGTTGCCGAGCGTCTTTGCCGTAGATCACATCGTTATTCTTCATTCTCCTGAGCATCAGGCCTTGAAAATGAGGGCTGCTCTTCACTTATGACCCTTTATTGTTTTCCCTACTAATCGCATAACTTATGATTTCT is part of the Anguilla anguilla isolate fAngAng1 chromosome 10, fAngAng1.pri, whole genome shotgun sequence genome and encodes:
- the LOC118206277 gene encoding golgin subfamily A member 7 — protein: MAETHSLQDIRQQAAIAAKVFIQRDYTNGTVCQFQTKFPSELETRIDKQQFEETVRTLNNLYAEAEKLGGQSYLEGCLACLTAYTIFLCMETHYEKVLKKIGKYIQEQNDKIYAPRGLLLTDPIERGLRVVEITIFEDRSTGSGR